A section of the Cololabis saira isolate AMF1-May2022 chromosome 6, fColSai1.1, whole genome shotgun sequence genome encodes:
- the LOC133445907 gene encoding claudin-10-like codes for MSGMQILAFLCGVAGLGATIAATVSNEWRATSRASSVITATWVLQGLWNNCAGNAIGALHCRPHHTILQLAGYIQACRALMIAAICFGFLGSVLALVGMKCTKIGGSDQSKAKIACSAGVVFIISGLCSLSGCSIYAHRITSEFFDPMFVAQKYELGAALFIGWAGSVFCILGGVIFCFSIANYCCKSPKQVKTVYKGAASRSHISSYARGQAQSANERPPAAYSSSRTHYFDKNAYV; via the exons ATGTCAGGCATGCAGATTCTGGCTTTTCTCTGCGGTGTGGCCGGGCTGGGTGCCACTATCGCCGCCACGGTGTCCAATGAATGGAGGGCCACCAGCCGAGCATCCTCAGTCATCACAGCGACCTGGGTGCTCCAGGGTCTGTGGAACAACTGTGCTGGAAATGCCATTGGAGCGCTGCACTGCAGACCGCATCACACTATCTTACAGCTGGCAG GTTACATCCAAGCTTGCAGGGCACTGATGATTGCAGCTATATGCTTTGGGTTTTTGGGTTCGGTGCTTGCACTTGTGGGGATGAAATGCACCAAAATTGGAGGGAGTGACCAAAGCAAGGCCAAGATCGCCTGCTCCGCTGGCGTAGTTTTCATCATCAGCG GTCTCTGCTCGCTTTCTGGGTGCTCCATCTACGCACATCGGATAACGTCAGAGTTTTTTGACCCAATGTTTGTGGCGCAAAA GTATGAGCTGGGAGCTGCTCTCTTCATCGGCTGGGCGGGTTCTGTCTTCTGCATTCTGGGAGGCGTCATCTTCTGCTTCTCAATTGCAAATTATTGTTGTAAAAG CCCCAAACAGGTAAAAACTGTCTACAAGGGAGCGGCCTCACGCTCTCATATATCCTCCTACGCAAGAGGGCAGGCGCAGTCTGCAAACGAGAGGCCGCCTGCAGCCTACAGCTCATCCAGGACTCACTATTTTGATAAGAATGCATATGTGTGA
- the cldn10l2 gene encoding claudin 10-like 2: protein MRKRLIQIFGFLISSLGWLFVLCTMAMDYWRISQLGGQGGSFIIKVAWYWSNLWKDCFTDSTAVTNCRDFPVLWSVSYYVQAVRGLLMCGLTLGFFAVVCCFIGMECTYIGGAEKTKDKVVFAGSVFHLAGGVSDIAAYCLYINRIARKAFTDRLPPGELRYDLGPPIFLGLVGCFFIMFGAVLYAVTVYRVILPERKVVQVYGVGGPTYMAPASRGRTLYTGYYDASRLYRTSVGSGQSSSKISRLSQTTPTKLSQRDAFV, encoded by the exons ATGAGGAAACGTTTGATCCAAATATTTGGCTTCTTGATCTCGTCGCTGGGGTGGCTGTTCGTGCTGTGCACCATGGCGATGGACTATTGGAGGATCTCCCAGTTAGGAGGACAGGGGGGTTCTTTCATCATCAAGGTGGCCTGGTACTGGTCCAACCTGTGGAAGGACTGCTTCACCGACTCCACAGCCGTCACCAACTGCCGAGACTTCCCGGTCCTCTGGAGCgtcagct ATTACGTCCAGGCAGTAAGAGGATTACTAATGTGTGGTTTAACTCTTGGATTCTTCGCCGTGGTGTGTTGCTTCATCGGGATGGAGTGTACCTACATCGGTGGAGCCGAAAAAACCAAAGACAAAGTGGTTTTTGCAGGATCGGTGTTTCATTTAGCCGGTG GTGTGTCAGATATTGCTGCTTATTGCTTATACATCAACAGGATTGCCAGAAAAGCCTTTACTGACAGGTTACCTCCTGGAGAATTACG ATATGACTTAGGACCTCCCATATTCCTGGGACTGGTTGGATGCTTTTTCATCATGTTTGGGGCCGTACTTTATGCTGTGACAGTCTACAGAGTAATCCTCCCTGAGAG GAAAGTGGTCCAAGTCTACGGCGTTGGCGGCCCCACGTACATGGCCCCCGCCTCCAGAGGAAGAACCCTGTACACCGGATACTACGATGCTTCCAGGCTGTACAGAACTTCTGTCGGCTCGGGACAGTCAAGCAGCAAGATCTCCAGACTCTCCCAAACAACACCGACGAAACTGTCACAAAGAGATGCGTTTGTGTAG
- the LOC133445906 gene encoding claudin-10-like: MGYRTAVMYMEIGCFVVCVTGWILVCSTMPTEIWTWSEVGSIVLTTSNYFSNLWKDCISDSTGVSDCKGIPSLLALNWDIHMCRALIIICIILAFFGSILILVGMKCTKIGGSEITNAKITFAGGMNYLIGGMSSMVAFSYYGNKIRAEFQDSAYVEQKFEIGVGVFIGWGGSTLLVAGGLVCSILAGREACSSSPETYPAYQYPDYTYVPPKTSLMSSAPSEISGSKNSRSSGRSIPSSRSTISSNTNTTATNTYV, translated from the exons ATGGGTTACAGGACTGCGGTGATGTACATGGAGATCGGCTGCTTTGTGGTCTGCGTCACTGGATGGATCCTCGTCTGCTCTACGATGCCAACCGAGATCTGGACGTGGTCTGAAGTTGGCAGCATAGTCCTGACAACGTCCAACTATTTCTCAAACCTGTGGAAGGACTGTATATCGGATTCGACAGGAGTATCCGACTGCAAGGGAATCCCATCGTTGCTTGCTCTGAATT GGGATATACACATGTGCCGAGCTCTCATCATCATCTGTATCATCCTGGCTTTTTTTGGATCAATTCTGATCTTAGTGGGAATGAAGTGCACTAAGATCGGGGGGTCAGAGATCACTAACGCAAAGATAACCTTCGCTGGAGGGATGAACTACCTCATAGGAG GGATGTCTTCCATGGTGGCTTTCTCCTATTATGGAAACAAGATTAGAGCAGAGTTTCAAGATTCTGCATATGTGGAACAGAA ATTTGAAATAGGCGTTGGTGTCTTCATTGGCTGGGGAGGTTCCACCTTGCTGGTTGCTGGAGGCCTCGTTTGCAGCATCTTAGCAGGGAGGGAAGCGTGCAGCTCGAG CCCAGAGACATACCCTGCCTACCAATACCCCGACTATACATATGTTCCACCAAAGACGAGTTTAATGTCTTCGGCTCCTTCAGAGATCAGTGGGAGCAAAAATTCAAGGTCCTCCGGTAGGAGCATACCCAGCAGCCGCTCCACCATCTCCAGCAACACAAATACAACGGCAACTAACACTTATGTTTGA